A genomic stretch from Primulina huaijiensis isolate GDHJ02 chromosome 14, ASM1229523v2, whole genome shotgun sequence includes:
- the LOC140957054 gene encoding GDSL esterase/lipase 5, whose product MQQVNYMAIPPFFLIFILTCALVSFPPSTAGFKHCLKPIKPTALFIFGDSFFDPGNNNYINTTTLDQANFWPYGETYFKHPTGRFSDGRLIIDFIAELAKLPMIRPYLQPRNEDSNNNSYHGVNFASAGAGALTETFQGSVIDLKSQLEYYNMEVKRLKHKLNHDGANDILSNAVYLFSIGTNDYISRFLLNSTAVLGFTRSQYVGMVVGNLTIAIQEIYNKGGRKFGFLDLGDLGCLPGLRILETRSEGGCLEEASSLATLHNIELAKTLSEIEMKLNGSKYYLYDFNGDLARKINQPSKYGLKESKKACCGTGSFNGIFSCGGKRPVKEFELCENPDEFIFWDSYHLTENVYKQMADRMWRGDQTGINTLKSFFQ is encoded by the exons ATGCAACAAGTCAACTATATGGCGATTCCACCATTCTTCCTCATCTTCATCCTCACTTGCGCTCTAGTTTCCTTCCCACCATCAACAGCCGGCTTCAAACACTGCCTGAAACCGATAAAACCGACGGCACTCTTCATATTCGGGGACTCGTTTTTCGACCCTGGCAACAACAACTACATCAACACGACGACTCTTGATCAAGCCAATTTCTGGCCATATGGTGAAACCTACTTCAAGCACCCGACCGGGAGATTTTCTGACGGTCGTTTGATAATAGATTTCATTG CTGAACTTGCGAAGTTGCCAATGATTCGTCCCTATCTACAACCAAGAAATGAAGATTCCAATAATAATAGTTACCATGGGGTAAATTTTGCTTCAGCTGGAGCTGGAGCCCTAACAGAAACTTTCCAAGGATCG gtgaTTGATCTTAAGTCACAACTGGAGTACTATAATATGGAAGTGAAACGATTGAAGCACAAATTAAACCATGATGGCGCAAATGATATATTATCAAATGCAGTATATCTTTTCAGCATTGGAACCAATGATTACATAAGCCGTTTCCTCTTGAATTCGACGGCAGTGCTCGGCTTTACACGATCGCAATATGTTGGGATGGTTGTCGGGAACTTGACCATTGCTATCCAA GAAATATACAACAAAGGTGGAAGAAAATTTGGTTTTCTGGATTTAGGAGACTTGGGGTGTTTACCTGGCCTAAGAATTCTTGAGACCAGAAGTGAAGGTGGATGCTTGGAAGAGGCTTCAAGTTTAGCAACGCTACATAATATTGAACTCGCCAAGACTTTGTCAGAAATAGAGATGAAGTTAAATGGCTCCAAGTATTATCTCTATGATTTCAACGGGGATTTAGCCCGAAAAATTAATCAACCTTCAAAATATG GTCTTAAAGAAAGTAAAAAGGCATGCTGTGGAACGGGGAGTTTTAATGGAATATTCAGCTGTGGAGGGAAAAGACCGGTAAAGGAATTTGAGCTGTGTGAAAATCCAGACGAGTTCATCTTTTGGGATTCGTATCATCTCACTGAAAATGTGTACAAACAAATGGCAGATCGTATGTGGCGTGGAGATCAAACAGGAATAAATACCCTAAAAAGTTTCTTTCAATGA
- the LOC140957053 gene encoding pentatricopeptide repeat-containing protein At4g32450, mitochondrial-like has product MYARRPSPATLNSLMRLLHVSSVRNLSSLTESFNLVRNLSTAAERTDFHNHYEGVISENRQGYENGNQNNLFYGRNLGGFEQNRSPNGFQGGNPNGQLGDFQPSYERNVPQNGFHSHWNNGSLDTNLDGVNRGQSSTGDYGHYNSDLHGNLAHGNSRNEVISGDFDVGMQKPGGINGQGVFEGGFSGRCQTSMQQNLPNHFTGNLELSQQNYSGNYFGKYQQTGGGDYYSSAGNYRQNWRESQVGGIVYSQVASNPNEGSVGIVEESLPVSKSEDLDELCKEGKLKEAVELLGQLEQQGITVDLPRYLALMQVCGENKALEEAKSVHGHLLKSMPHPEVRIFNKILEMYSKCGSVVDTFEVFDKMPRRNLTSWDILIYWLAKNDHGEDSIYLFEQFKKSGLKPDGQMFLGVFSACGAIGDFVEGMLHFESMSKDYGIVPLIEHYVGIVDMLGSAGFLDEALEFIEKMPVEPGVEIWETLMNFCRMHGNMELGDRCADIVQLLDPSRLNEQSREGLIPINAADLAKEKERKKLSSQNLLEVRSRVHEYRAGDRSHPDHERIYGLLRGLKQQMKEVGYVPETKFVLHDVDIEAKEEALMAHSERLAAAQGFLTTPARSPLRIIKNLRVCGDCHNAFKIISSIVGREIIARDSKRFHHFKDGLCSCNDYW; this is encoded by the coding sequence ATGTACGCTAGAAGACCTTCACCCGCCACCCTCAACTCTCTCATGCGTCTACTTCACGTAAGTAGTGTCAGAAACCTTAGTTCTTTGACGGAATCCTTTAATTTGGTTAGAAATCTATCCACAGCTGCTGAAAGAACAGATTTTCACAATCATTACGAAGGGGTTATTTCAGAAAATCGTCAAGGTTACGAAAATGGCAATCAAAACAATCTTTTTTACGGTCGGAATTTAGGTGGGTTTGAGCAAAACAGAAGCCCTAATGGGTTTCAAGGGGGTAACCCAAATGGGCAGCTTGGTGATTTTCAACCTTCTTACGAGCGAAATGTCCCTCAAAATGGGTTTCATAGTCATTGGAACAATGGTAGTTTGGATACGAATTTGGATGGAGTTAATCGTGGCCAAAGCTCAACCGGGGATTATGGGCATTACAATAGTGACCTTCATGGGAATTTGGCACACGGGAATTCGAGGAATGAGGTAATTTCGGGTGACTTTGATGTGGGAATGCAAAAACCCGGTGGAATAAATGGACAGGGGGTTTTCGAGGGTGGTTTTTCAGGGCGATGCCAAACATCAATGCAGCAGAATTTGCCGAATCATTTTACCGGGAACTTGGAGTTATCTCAGCAGAATTACAGTGGCAATTATTTTGGAAAGTATCAACAGACTGGGGGTGGGGATTATTACTCCAGTGCAGGAAACTATAGACAGAATTGGAGGGAGTCTCAAGTTGGCGGAATAGTTTATTCTCAAGTAGCAAGTAATCCAAATGAAGGGTCAGTTGGAATTGTTGAAGAGAGTCTGCCCGTGAGCAAATCTGAGGATCTTGATGAATTGTGCAAGGAAGGAAAACTTAAGGAAGCAGTAGAACTTTTGGGACAGCTAGAACAGCAGGGTATCACAGTTGATCTGCCTAGATACTTGGCTTTGATGCAGGTCTGTGGCGAGAATAAGGCTTTGGAAGAGGCCAAATCTGTTCATGGTCATCTCTTGAAGTCAATGCCGCATCCTGAAGTTAGAATATTCAATAAGATTCTCGAGATGTACTCTAAATGTGGTTCCGTGGTTGACACATTTGAGGTCTTCGATAAAATGCCTAGACGAAATCTGACTTCCTGGGACATTTTGATATACTGgcttgctaagaatgatcatggAGAAGATTCCATCTATTTGTTTGAGCAATTCAAAAAATCTGGGCTGAAACCTGATGGCCAGATGTTTTTGGGGGTGTTTTCTGCGTGTGGTGCCATAGGTGACTTTGTCGAAGGAATGCTGCATTTTGAATCCATGAGCAAGGATTATGGAATTGTTCCCTTGATTGAGCACTATGTTGGCATAGTGGACATGCTTGGAAGTGCAGGATTCCTGGATGAAGCTTTGGAATTCATTGAAAAAATGCCTGTTGAACCCGGAGTAGAAATTTGGGAAACCTTGATGAATTTCTGTAGAATGCATGGAAATATGGAACTTGGAGACCGATGTGCTGATATTGTGCAGCTTTTGGATCCGTCCCGCCTAAATGAGCAATCAAGAGAGGGCCTCATACCGATAAATGCCGCTGACCTTGCAAAAGAGAAAGAGAGAAAGAAGTTAAGCAGTCAAAATCTTCTAGAGGTTCGAAGTAGAGTCCATGAATATAGAGCAGGTGATAGATCTCACCCTGATCATGAAAGGATCTACGGATTGCTTAGGGGACTGAAGCAGCAAATGAAAGAGGTGGGTTATGTTCCAGAGACTAAATTTGTGCTCCATGATGTTGACATAGAAGCTAAGGAGGAAGCTCTCATGGCTCATAGTGAGAGACTTGCTGCTGCACAAGGTTTCTTAACCACTCCAGCTAGATCCCCTCTGCGAATAATTAAGAATCTTCGTGTTTGTGGGGATTGCCACAATGCATTTAAAATTATCTCAAGTATAGTTGGTAGGGAAATTATTGCACGAGATAGTAAGAGGTTTCACCATTTTAAAGATGGATTATGTTCTTGTAATGATTATTGGTGA